Proteins from one Penicillium digitatum chromosome 2, complete sequence genomic window:
- a CDS encoding Peptidase S12, Pab87-related, C-terminal — protein MDLFHSAGFASDVTELMKQQHVPGLAIAIIHNDQMVSAGYGYASLDPEIPCTADTLFDIASSAKSLTAAAVGLLVDDNDKFPDVQYDAVMSTLLPEDFVMSGEGYTEGVTVEDILSHRSGMPSHDDSYMSVRAAKPDNARSVTRNLRNLPVAAPIRSRYIYCNMMYTVATHLVEVKSGQGFGTFLQERFFKPLDMASTTLQPSSARSKGFESRMATGYTWKRADSTYRGLENPDCPEGQGAGSIISSVNDFIKFVKALINREDPITKNIYEGLTRLRTFVNPNPGRRKRYTSPVAYAAGLDIYFYKGHMVVGHNGVFSGFGSRFFFLPDFSFGAVIMGNSDGANGVATTIVQKLIDNLHGVTDERPHDSKSKATRPVEIRGPNPQAEAKDAYPMSRNQEKKEKKKQEKKTQAKKSQGIQKGQVNEQRPKGNPPQPPTMPLSAYTGNYWNPGYHNLLVQIRDDALFVDATDRSMGFTLKFEHVSDDRKFDAHLTDWLDGSDEIVKADFVVEDAQVTRLGLQLEEMLKEMIWFEKKDEVLS, from the exons ATGGATCTTTTTCACTCGGCAGGGTTCGCGTCAGATGTGACAGAGTTGATGAAGCAGCAGCATGTCCCGGGGCTGGCGATTGCAATCATACACAATGATCAAATGGTCTCTGCGGGATATGGATACGCGAGCCTGGATCCCGAAATACCTTGCACAGCAGATACGCTATTTGACATTGCATCGTCTGCTAAATCACTCACTGCTGCGGCGGTGGGATTGCTAGTCGACGATAATGACAAGTTCCCGGATGTTCAGTACGATGCCGTAATGTCGACTCTTCTCCCTGAGGACTTTGTTATGTCTGGAGAAGGATACACAGAAGGAGTCACTGTGGAAGACATCTTAAGTCATAGAAGTGGAATGCCTAG CCATGACGATTCGTACATGAGTGTGCGAGCAGCGAAGCCAGACAATGCTCGATCCGTTACGAGAAACCTCAGGAATCTCCCTGTCGCTGCTCCCATTCGATCAAGGTATATTTACTGCAACATGATGTATACAGTGGCAACCCACCTTGTAGAAGTCAAGAGCGGACAGGGGTTTGGTACATTCCTCCAAGAGCGATTTTTCAAGCCTCTGGACATGGCATCAACTACTCTTCAACCCAGCAGCGCACGATCAAAAGGATTTGAATCCCGCATGGCAACTGGCTACACATGGAAAAGAGCCGACTCAACATATCGTGGGTTAGAAAATCCAGACTGCCCAGAAGGCCAAGGCGCAGGGTCTATCATTTCGAGCGTGAACGACTTCATCAAATTTGTCAAGGCTTTGATCAATCGCGAAGACCCTATCACCAAAAATATTTATGAAGGGCTCACTCGCCTGCGAACTTTTGTGAATCCAAACCCAGGAAGACGGAAGCGGTACACCTCACCGGTAGCATATGCTGCTGGCCTGGATATTTACTTTTACAAGGGACATATGGTTGTCGGCCATAATGGGGTATTCTCTGGATTCGGAAGTcgcttcttctttctccctGATTTCTCATTCGGTGCTGTGATTATGGGAAACTCAGATGGGGCAAATGGCGTTGCGACGACCATTGTCCAAAAGCTAATTGACAATCTCCATGGAGTCACGGACGAAAGACCCCATGACAGCAAAAGCAAAGCCACACGACCTGTTGAAATTCGCGGTCCAAACCCCCAGGCCGAGGCGAAAGATGCATATCCAATGAGTAGGAACcaggaaaagaaggagaagaaaaagcaggaaaagaaaacccaAGCGAAGAAAAGTCAAGGTATCCAGAAGGGCCAAGTGAATGAACAAAGACCAAAAGGGAATCCTCCGCAGCCACCGACAATGCCTCTCAGTGCTTACACTGGCAACTACTGGAATCCTGGGTACCATAACTTACTGGTTCAAATCAGGGATGATGCGCTCTTTGTCGATGCTACAGATCGCTCAATGGGGTTTACCTTGAAATTCGAACATGTGTCCGATGACCGAAAATTCGATGCTCATCTCACTGATTGGCTCGATGGCAGTGATGAAATCGTAAAAGCGGATTTTGTAGTAGAGGATGCTCAAGTCACAAGGTTGGGTCTGCAGTTGGAGGAAATGCTCAAGGAAATGATTTGGTTCGAGAAAaaggatgaagttctttCTTGA
- a CDS encoding P-loop containing nucleoside triphosphate hydrolase protein codes for MSDPQKGCSMAVEDVFGIVDSSCLDGFDFTLLFEEAILTILPLGISIGWALLRLSNLRNEAPKVSRSWPLAIKMSLFTAFIILQAVLLAVWSAQNVPHTRLTFACIGFSIGGFCILLVMSYFEHIYSVRPSTVLVVYLGVSTLLDLARTRTLFFLPGSHSVASILLASCLVKALMFCAENMSWHRFSLPEWKHATPEEKAGAIDRSLFLWLNHIFVKGFKTFLTVHMLTPIDHEILSASRPLKLQQRWDNADHSSDYALFWTFLIHYKWTFLAGVLPRLAYSGFLFAQPFLVERVLDFIDEAKTPTTDETAYGLIGAYAIVYIGIAVSYAVSQHKTYRLLTMYRGSLVMMIFEKTLKMKSTSIADAEAITLMSADIDRIGHSLPLIHELWASFIDVAIALWLLYRLLGIAVVAPILWIVLCLIAGLPLAGAAGNAQTPWLEAIEDRLAATAKALGSVKAIKMTGLADVVSATIRQLRLDEIRSSLRWRVLNIFVTISYFASSTFAPVWGYGVYIILARSRNTETLTDSIAFSALSLFELMNQPMIHIIDGFEHIQTVANSFRRIQEYLTSEDRHDFRITPDSKQPSHSISSNSDDTEEISLKENPASIAIAELERHQNVASVKDVSTGYDEDTTILHELNLDIPRGQITMIFGPVGSGKSTLLRLLLGEMPCVSGNVATSFIKATFCPQTPWITWGSVRSNIIGTSEYDSKWYNIVIQACSLVADLDELPHGDQTNTGTRGSRLSGGQQMRVSLARALYSRSPILVLDDVLTGLDRTTERTVLESVLATGGLAKKVGTTVIMATNTASHLQFADKIVTLNEYGKIAHQGTFDAISPSGDWIRKLSEQPPVTTSRPLLEISGETMQEVGVPLDGGNESDPKQQSGDWKVYSFYVKIAGGWRMTLYVCACATFVFGVNFPSVWLQKWTNYNVDHPNQEIGYYLGVYAALASITIIGCSLADSMFNLFVIPRTSRKLHELLLTATMRAPTSFLTSTNAGVTLNRFSQDLELIDNDLPTSLDQTIFQLLSAIMSAIILFISSGYVAIAIPLCIVAIAAIQLFYLRTSRQLRILDIEAKAPLFSQFLETLGGISSIRAFGWTSHYVESVHDSLNVSQKPYYLLWCVQRWLTMVLDLFVAGIAILLVALATNIRGSGSTGYLGVALYQIVTFSTTLQTLVTEWTQVEMALGAISRVRTYILDTKDENLPNETGHVSDNWPAKGAIVFNGVSASYDTSTDPVLKDINLSITPGEKIAICGRTGSGKSSLVSALLRMLELQSGSICVDDIDISTITRQAVRARFNSLPQDPFFLHGTVRENLDPLGVATDERLVQALQSVRLWDFCESRGGLDEDMNEGTLSHGQRQLFCLVRAVINPSSVLIMDEVGGSVDADTDALIHEVLQKEFQACTVIAIVHKLHTTLDFDRFLVLDKGQIVEEGPPRELLERPGSLFKALFDSMQTEER; via the exons ATGTCGGATCCTCAGAAGGGTTGCTCCATGGCTGTCGAGGACGTGTTCGGCATCGTCGACAGTTCCTGCCTTGACGGCTTCGACTTTACGCTCTTATTTGAGGAAGCCATATTAACCATACTGCCGTTGGGAATTTCAA TCGGCTGGGCGCTTCTGCGTCTTTCGAATCTGCGCAATGAAGCTCCCAAAGTGTCCAGGTCGTGGCCATTGGCCATCAAAATG TCCTTGTTCACTGCCTTCATTATCCTACAAGCTGTCCTTCTCGCCGTCTGGTCGGCCCAGAATGTACCCCATACGAGACTTACCTTTGCTTGCATTGGATTCTCGATAGGGGGCTTCTGCATTCTCCTCGTCATGTCTTACTTTGAGCACATCTATTCGGTGCGGCCATCAACCGTCTTGGTCGTATATCTCGGTGTCTCCACTTTGCTAGACCTGGCCCGCACACGCACCTTGTTCTTTCTGCCAGGAAGCCATTCCGTGGCGTCCATTCTTTTAGCAAGTTGTCTAGTCAAGGCCCTGATGTTTTGCGCCGAAAACATGAGCTGGCACCGGTTCTCGCTCCCAGAATGGAAACACGCGACGCCAGAGGAGAAGGCGGGGGCCATTGATCGATCGTTATTCCTGTGGTTGAATCATATTTTCGTCAAGGGCTTCAAGACCTTTCTGACAGTCCATATGTTGACCCCGATTGATCATGAAATCCTCTCCGCGTCCCGGCCTTTAAAGTTGCAGCAAAGATGGGACAATG CTGACCACTCTAGCGACTACGCTCTGTTCTGGACCTTTTTGATTCATTACAAGTGGACCTTTCTTGCAGGTGTACTGCCGCGACTCGCTTATAGTGGATTCCTTTTCGCACAACCGTTCCTCGTGGAGCGCGTGCTCGATTTTATAGATGAGGCCAAAACCCCAACAACCGATGAAACCGCATACGGTCTGATTGGTGCGTACGCCATTGTCTACATTGGCATCGCG GTCTCGTATGCCGTCAGCCAGCACAAGACGTACCGCTTGCTTACCATGTACCGCGGAAGCCTCGTCATGATGATATTTGAAAAAACACTGAAGATGAAATCAACCTCTATCGCAGACGCGGAGGCAATTACGCTCATGAGTGCCGACATCGATCGCATAGGACACAGTTTGCCCCTCATTCACGAGCTTTGGGCAAGTTTCATCGACGTAGCCATCGCCCTCTGGCTCTTGTATCGCCTTCTGGGAATCGCCGTGGTGGCCCCGATTTTATGGATCGTTC TCTGTCTCATTGCGGGTCTTCCGCTGGCGGGTGCCGCTGGAAATGCCCAGACGCCCTGGCTGGAAGCCATCGAAGACCGTCTGGCTGCGACTGCAAAGGCGCTAGGATCAGTCAAGGCCATTAAGATGACCGGATTGGCGGACGTTGTTTCCGCCACGATTCGTCAGCTCAGGCTGGACGAGATTCGTTCATCTCTGCGATGGCGAGTCTTGAACATCTTCGTCACTATATCCT ATTTTGCTTCATCCACATTTGCGCCGGTCTGGGGCTATGGGGTATACATCATCCTGGCAAGGTCGCGAAACACAGAGACCTTGACTGATAGTATTGCATTTTCCGCGCTCAGCTTATTCGAGCTGATGAACCAACCCATGATCCACATCATTGACGGCTTTGAGCATATCCAGACGGTTGCCAATTCGTTTCGTCGAATCCAAGAGTATTTGACATCAGAGGATCGCCATGACTTCCGAATCACCCCCGACTCTAAGCAGCCTTCTCACAGTATATCGTCCAACAGTGATGATACAGAAGAAATTTCTCTCAAAGAAAACCCGGCCTCCATAGCCATCGCCGAACTAGAACGACACCAGAATGTTGCTTCTGTCAAAGATGTGTCCACTGGTTATGATGAAGATACGACTATACTACATGAATTGAACCTTGATATTCCTCGCGGCCAAATAACAATGATATTTGGTCCGGTGGGATCTGGCAAATCGACGCTTCTCAGGCTCTTACTCGGGGAGATGCCATGTGTTTCTGGAAATGTCGCCACCTCCTTTATTAAAGCCACATTCTGTCCCCAAACCCCCTGGATCACATGGGGATCGGTTCGAAGCAACATCATAGGCACCTCCGAGTACGATAGCAAGTGGTATAATATCGTCATTCAGGCTTGTTCACTAGTCGCCGACTTGGATGAACTACCACACGGCGACCAAACCAACACTGGTACGCGAGGATCAAGACTCAGCGGTGGTCAGCAAATGCGCGTATCCTTAGCCAGGGCTTTGTATTCTCGAAGTCCCATCCTCGTCTTAGACGATGTGCTTACTGGCCTTGACCGTACGACTGAGCGCACGGTCTTAGAAAGCGTCCTCGCAACTGGCGGTCTTGCGAAGAAGGTTGGCACCACCGTAATAATGGCTACAAACACTGCTAGCCACCTGCAGTTCGCGGACAAAATTGTCACGTTGAACGAATATGGCAAAATTGCACACCAAGGTACCTTCGACGCTATCTCACCGTCAGGAGACTGGATCCGCAAGCTCTCGGAACAGCCACCCGTCACAACGTCCCGTCCATTGCTGGAAATCTCCGGTGAGACGATGCAGGAGGTGGGCGTTCCTCTTGACGGGGGAAACGAATCAGATCCCAAGCAGCAAAGTGGTGATTGGAAGGTGTATTCTTTCTATGTCAAAATTGCGGGCGGCTGGAGGATGACCTTGTATGTCTGCGCCTGTGCCACCTTTGTGTTTGGTGTCAATTTCCCGTCTGTTTGGCTGCAAAAGTGGACAAACTACAACGTTGATCATCCCAACCAAGAGATTGGCTACTACCTCGGCGTGTACGCAGCTCTCGCTTCAATAACGATCATTGGCTGTTCCCTTGCCGACAGTATGTTTAACCTGTTTGTAATTCCGCGGACGTCCCGGAAGCTCCATGAGCTTCTTTTGACAGCCACCATGCG GGCACCTACGTCTTTTCTCACATCTACGAACGCAGGTGTAACGCTCAACCGATTCAGCCAAGACCTTGAACTCATTGACAATGATTTGCCCACATCGTTGGATCAAACTATCTTCCAACTACTGAGTGCTATCATGTCGGCGATCATCCTATTCATCAGCTCTGGCTACGTCGCCATCGCAATTCCACTGTGCATTGTAGCCATCGCGGCCATCCAGCTGTTCTATCTGCGCACATCCCGACAGCTGCGAATACTCGATATTGAAGCCAAGGCGCCTCTCTTCTCCCAGTTCCTGGAAACCCTGGGTGGTATATCCTCTATACGGGCCTTTGGCTGGACAAGCCACTACGTCGAATCTGTCCATGACTCCCTCAACGTGTCACAAAAGCCATACTATCTGCTGTGGTGTGTCCAGCGATGGCTGACAATGGTATTGGACCTATTTGTCGCTGGAATCGCCATTCTTCTCGTTGCCCTTGCGACAAATATCAGAGGCAGTGGCTCAACTGGCTATCTTGGCGTAGCCCTGTATCAAATCGTGACATTCAGTACCACGCTACAGACGCTCGTTACTGAATGGACGCAAGTTGAAATGGCCCTTGGAGCTATCAGTCGTGTCCGTACCTATATTCTGGACACAAAAGACGAGAACCTGCCCAATGAGACCGGACATGTCAGCGACAACTGGCCCGCAAAGGGCGCCATTGTGTTCAACGGTGTCTCTGCATCCTATGACACTTCCACGGACCCAGTACTCAAGGATATCAACCTTTCCATAACACCTGGTGAAAAGATAGCCATCTGCGGTCGCACAGGTAGCGGCAAATCTTCCCTGGTGTCAGCTCTCCTGCGCATGCTGGAGCTTCAATCAGGATCGATTTGCGTCGACGACATCGACATCAGCACTATCACTCGCCAGGCCGTTCGTGCTCGCTTCAACTCCCTTCCCCAAGACCCGTTCTTCCTACATGGCACTGTACGCGAGAACCTTGATCCTCTCGGGGTCGCTACCGACGAGCGCTTGGTTCAGGCCCTTCAGTCTGTGCGCCTATGGGACTTTTGCGAGTCTCGCGGCGGGCTGGATGAGGATATGAACGAAGGAACCTTGTCGCATGGACAGAGGCAGTTGTTTTGTCTTGTTCGAGCAGTGATCAATCCAAGCAGCGTCCTCATTATGGATGAGGTGGGTGGCAGCGTTGACGCGGATACGGACGCTTTGATACACGAGGTTCTGCAGAAAGAATTTCAGGCGTGCACTGTCATTGCTATTGTTCACAAGCTACACACAACGCTGGACTTTGATCGCTTCTTGGTGCTAGACAAAGGGCAAATCGTTGAGGAGGGCCCACCGCGTGAGCTGCTTGAACGGCCAGGATCACTGTTCAAGGCGCTATTTGACAGCATGCAGACAGAGGAGAGGTAG
- a CDS encoding protein farnesyltransferase subunit beta — protein MFYILYLISLCRRRNWPEPIYNAYRNNNGYTCTVQVNNREYQTDSICSDERLTRESAAMRAYLICRNFSVNDGMYPTGHEHGGAVQGMRVAIGTGRKPARADDVLSLVSMSGSGSDRSQGGS, from the exons ATGTTCTACATCCTCTACTTGATCA GCCTCTGCCGCCGCCGGAACTGGCCTGAACCAATCTACAACGCCTATAGAAACAACAACGGATACACATGCACCGTGCAGGTCAACAACCGCGAGTACCAAACTGATAGTATCTGTAGCGACGAGAGGCTTACACGCGAGAGCGCCGCCATGCGTGCCTACCTGATCTGCCGCAACTTCTCCGTCAACGACGGCATGTACCCTACGGGCCATGAGCATGGTGGCGCTGTGCAGGGTATGCGTGTTGCGATTGGCACAGGACGGAAGCCTGCTCGTGCGGATGATGTGCTTTCTTTGGTGTCTATGAGTGGGAGTGGGAGTGATCGTTCCCAGGGTGGAAGTTGA